The Egicoccus sp. AB-alg2 nucleotide sequence GATCGAGGCCGATGAGTTCCTGCAACTGCACGGTGCCCGCCGGGTGCCCGGAGCTCCAGTCCGACTTCAACCGGTAGATGGCGAAGCCGCGGTCGGGGATCAGCGCGTAGAACTTCTCGCTGGCCCCGTCGCGGTCGGACGACTCGTCGCCGAGGATCCGCTCCCACCAGGCGGCGGGCAGGCCGAGCATGCCGTGGCGCTGGCGCCGGAAGGCCTCGTAGAGGGCCGGGATCGCGGCGTCGGCCGCGGCGCGGTCGACCAGCCGGACCTCGTCGACGGCGACCGGCCGGCGCAGGCGGCCATGGGATCGCGGTACCTCGAGTTCGATGGTCGGGGCGGCCGGCCCGAAGCCGAAGCGGCCGTAGATGGGTGCTTCGGAGGCCCACAGCGCGGCATAGGGCTCACCGCGCTCGTACGCGTCCTCGAACAGCTGGCGCATCATCCGCGTCAGCACGCCGCGGCGACGGTGGTCGGTGCGGACGCTGACGACCGTGATCCCGGCGCAGCCGACCGGGTCGGCCCAGGGCAGCGCCAGGTCGAAGCTGTACGCGCCGGAGGTGCCGACGATCTGGTCGCCGGCGCGGGCCACGACGGCGCGCTCGACCTCGGTCCACGGGCGGATGCGCGCCAACTCCTCTTCGGAGGCGCTGAACCCGAAGGTCTGGTTGAACACCCGCCGGAAGTCGGCGAACTGGTCGGCCGTGACCCGGCCGATCTCCACGTCGTTGCCCACGTCGGTCTCCTGCCAGCAGGCGAGCTCACCAACGCTAGCTGCTCGACCCTGACCCGACCAGTCCGCGGCGCGGATGGCGGAAGGGAGGCCGGCGACGGATGTTCAGGCCGAACGCGGCTGTGGGAGGGACGACGCGACGGCGTCCGCACCGGTGTGTCGGCGCATGAACGCGCCGATCTCGCGCAGTGCATGGCGCGACTCGGGAAATCCGGGGAAGGCGTGGAAGACGTGCCAGAGCCCGGAGAACTCGCCCAGCGAGGCGTCGAGGCCGGCCTCGCGGGCGCGGGTGACCAGCCGTCGGGCGTCGTCGCGCAGGATCTCGTCGCTGCCGACGTGGACGAGCATCGGTGGCAGCCCGGTGAGGTCGGCGTAGTGGGGCGAGACCCGCGGGTCGCTCAGTTCGAGGTCGCCGGCGTAGGCGCGGGCCGCGGGTTCCACCAGGCCGGCGCTCAGCCACGGGTCGATCCCGTCGAGTTCGTGCATGGACTCGCCCGTGCCGGCGAGGTCGGTCCACGGGGACATGCCCACGTAGCAGCCCGGCAGCGGCTGCCCCTCGTCGCGCAGGTGCACCAGGAGCGACAGGCCGAGGCCGCCGCCGGCGGAGTCGCCGCTGACCGCGATGCGCTCCGGGGGTGCGCCGTGCACGTCGACCAGCCACCGCCAGGCCGCCAGCACGTCGTCGAGCGCGGCCGGGAAGACGTGCTCGGGGGCGAGCCGGTACTCCGGCAGCAGCACCGGCGCGCGGGCGGTCCGCGACAGGGCGGCGGCCAGACCGCGGTGGCTGCGCGGCGAACCCATCGCGTAGGCGCCGCCGTGGATGTGGAACACGACGCGATCGGTGTCGCCGGCACGCTCGTCGCGGACCCATTCGCCGAGCACGCCCGGCATCTCGCAGGCCTCCCACGACGCCGTCTTCGGCAGCCGGATGCGGTTGCCCATCTCCTCGAGCTGTTCGCGCATGCGCAGCGCGTAGGCCTCGAGGTCCTCCAACGGCCCGGCCGGGTCTGGCGCGCCGCCGCCCCGGGCCCGCATGAGACGGACCGACGTCACCAGCCCCTGTTTGACGAGGCGTGCGCGCAGCGACGGCACCGGCGAGGGTCCTTTGGCGAGGGGTCAGTCGACGATCGTCAGCCAGTCCTTGTAGGCGTCGATGCGCCCGTGGATGGCATCGACGAAGGTGGCCTGGATCCGTTCGGTGACCGGCCCGCGCGGCCCGATCACTCGGCCATCGACTTCGCGGACCGGCGTCAGTTCGGCCGCGGTGCCGGTCAGGAAGATCTCGTCGGCGAGGTAGAGGTCGGTCCGTACGAGGCTGGTCTCGTGGACCTCGATGTCCAGGTCCCGGGCGATCGTCATCACGCTGGAGCGGGTGATGCCGCCCAGCGGGCCGTCCGCCAGCGGCGGGGTCAGCACGACGCCGTCTCGGACCACGAACAGGTTCTCACCGGTCCCCTCGGCGACGAAGCCGTCCTCGGAGAGCATGATCGCCTCGTCGTAGCCCGAGCGCAGCGCCTCGACCTTCGCCAGCGACGAGTTCAGGTACTGGCCGTTGGCCTTGCCGGCCGGCGGGATGGTGTTCTTGCCGATCCGGCGGTAGGAGCTGATGCCGACGCTGACCCCGTTGACGGCACTGTCCTCGCCGAGGTACGCGCCCCACTCCCAGGTCGCGATGATCGTCTGTGGCTTGGACGGCAGCGGGTTGAGGCCGATCTCGCCGTAGCCGAGGATGATCGTCGGGCGGATGTAGCAGCCGCCTTCGTGGCCGTTGACCCGGATGAGCTCGCACACGACGTCGCACAGCTCGTCGACCGAGTACGGGATCGTGTCCAGCGGCGGGTAGATCTTGGCCGACTTCAGCAACCGGGCGAGGTGTGGCCGCAGCTGGAAGACGGCCGGGCCGGCGTCGGTCGGGTAGGCGCGGATGCCCTCGAAGACCCCGTAGCCGTAGTGCAGCGTCGGCGTCAGGACGTGGACCGTGGCGGCGTCCCAGTCGACGAACTCGCCGTCCATCCAGATCTTGTCGGACTTCGGAAACGGCATGGCGCAAGGTCCTCCCGGGTCGCGGTCCGGTGGCAGCGACGCCTCGGTCGTGGCTCCCTCAAGACGTCGGCGAGGCGAGGCTACTCGCCGACCAGCTCCGTCAGCCGGTCGCCCACGTCGCCGG carries:
- a CDS encoding GNAT family N-acetyltransferase, which codes for MGNDVEIGRVTADQFADFRRVFNQTFGFSASEEELARIRPWTEVERAVVARAGDQIVGTSGAYSFDLALPWADPVGCAGITVVSVRTDHRRRGVLTRMMRQLFEDAYERGEPYAALWASEAPIYGRFGFGPAAPTIELEVPRSHGRLRRPVAVDEVRLVDRAAADAAIPALYEAFRRQRHGMLGLPAAWWERILGDESSDRDGASEKFYALIPDRGFAIYRLKSDWSSGHPAGTVQLQELIGLDPEATAMLWQFLLDIDLSGRVRAHRRPVDDPLPLLLADEGRADVKTGWPLQVCLLDLPVALAARGYGVDDTITLRVHDAFQPHNDGTWRLAVSDGKAVCEPAGTDAADVEFDAEVLAALVLGGHRASRYAAAGRLQAHTPGAVARTDRLFATDVAPWHGVMF
- a CDS encoding alpha/beta hydrolase gives rise to the protein MPSLRARLVKQGLVTSVRLMRARGGGAPDPAGPLEDLEAYALRMREQLEEMGNRIRLPKTASWEACEMPGVLGEWVRDERAGDTDRVVFHIHGGAYAMGSPRSHRGLAAALSRTARAPVLLPEYRLAPEHVFPAALDDVLAAWRWLVDVHGAPPERIAVSGDSAGGGLGLSLLVHLRDEGQPLPGCYVGMSPWTDLAGTGESMHELDGIDPWLSAGLVEPAARAYAGDLELSDPRVSPHYADLTGLPPMLVHVGSDEILRDDARRLVTRAREAGLDASLGEFSGLWHVFHAFPGFPESRHALREIGAFMRRHTGADAVASSLPQPRSA
- a CDS encoding branched-chain amino acid transaminase — protein: MPFPKSDKIWMDGEFVDWDAATVHVLTPTLHYGYGVFEGIRAYPTDAGPAVFQLRPHLARLLKSAKIYPPLDTIPYSVDELCDVVCELIRVNGHEGGCYIRPTIILGYGEIGLNPLPSKPQTIIATWEWGAYLGEDSAVNGVSVGISSYRRIGKNTIPPAGKANGQYLNSSLAKVEALRSGYDEAIMLSEDGFVAEGTGENLFVVRDGVVLTPPLADGPLGGITRSSVMTIARDLDIEVHETSLVRTDLYLADEIFLTGTAAELTPVREVDGRVIGPRGPVTERIQATFVDAIHGRIDAYKDWLTIVD